In the Desulfobacterales bacterium genome, one interval contains:
- a CDS encoding DUF5625 family protein, protein MIAIHKKVFHQLLLYLILVIGLTGCDAFSGIPKPPLSVLFAVENAGSRISFKFDISKTDFYAIKLRYFCDKNLRDDVWKNIGGPVEDKSGKRVEPGAPIIIRIRLVQESSTTDSGLIDKEFAAPKLHSWGDCEFDARLTYLKLAPGRYTLTAESLKDAPGLKEIRTELQITKAYLGK, encoded by the coding sequence ATGATCGCTATTCACAAAAAGGTATTTCATCAACTATTACTATATTTAATTTTGGTGATTGGGCTTACAGGATGCGATGCATTCAGCGGAATCCCTAAGCCGCCGTTGTCCGTTCTTTTTGCCGTCGAAAACGCCGGCAGTCGTATTTCTTTTAAGTTCGATATCTCCAAAACAGACTTCTATGCAATAAAACTCCGGTATTTTTGTGATAAAAATTTACGTGACGATGTTTGGAAAAATATTGGGGGGCCAGTAGAAGATAAATCGGGAAAACGGGTTGAGCCCGGTGCGCCAATCATCATCCGAATTCGATTGGTTCAAGAAAGCAGCACGACGGACTCCGGTTTAATTGATAAGGAATTTGCAGCGCCGAAGCTTCATTCTTGGGGCGATTGCGAGTTCGATGCACGCCTTACATACCTTAAACTCGCCCCGGGGCGTTATACCTTAACTGCTGAAAGCTTGAAGGATGCTCCGGGGCTTAAAGAGATTAGAACTGAACTTCAAATTACTAAGGCCTATCTGGGCAAATAA